From the Winogradskyella forsetii genome, the window TACAAACCTCTACGCTCATTGGTTTTTCCATAGGTTTCCAGTTTTACCTGATTAGGTACGGCATTCGCTACTGACTTAAAATAATCTATAACTTGATGATGACGACTAAACTGCGTTCCAATTTCATAACCTAAAAAGTCACTTGGAGATTTGATATTTTGAGCTGATGTTAAGGAGAAGCTACCAAAAAGCACCAAGAGCACTAAAACTAATTTTTGCATTTAATAAATTTTTTTAGCTAATTGAAAATATTTAAATGAGTTCGGTGAGTAAAGATAGTTAGTGCAATTGAATTAACTAAAAATTAGTAATTAAAAAAATGAAGAGCCTTATATTTATGCCATAATTTGAGATTAGTATGCCAACCAATAATATTCCATTTAGAGAAACGAATTATTTCTCAAATTTTATTTGCGATTATTTAGACCAAAAACCTGAATTAAAGGACTTTTACCATCGTTTTCCTGATTTGGAAAATTTTGAAGCGCAAATCGAGGAAAAGCGCCAGTCTGATCATGTATCAGAATCACATCGAAAGATTTTGGTAAATACATTAAAGTCACAGTATAAAAATCTCGAAACTTCAGATTTAACTGCGGAACATATAGAACTTTTAAATTCTGAAAACACCTTCTCCATTACTACTGGTCATCAACTGAATTTATTTACAGGTCCACTTTATTTTCTATACAAAATTATATCCACCATAAACCTGACCAAGCAATTAAAGGAAACATATCCTAACTATAATTTTGTGCCGATTTACTGGATGGCTTCGGAAGATCACGATTTTGAGGAAATCAACTATTTTAACTTTAAAGGCAAAAAGATACAGTGGAATTCCAAGCAAACTGGAGCTGTTGGTCATTTTAATACGGAAGGTTTGGACGATGTTTTCAATGTGATTTCATCTGAATTTGGCGCAGGAAAAAATGCAGAACAATTAAAAGCTTGGTTCAAAGAAGCCTATCTCAATCATAATAATTTGGCGAATGCCACTCGCTACTTGGCGAACGAATTGTTTGCTGACTATGGATTAGTAATTCTTGATGCTGATGACAGAGATTTGAAACGTTTGTTTGTACCACAGATGAAAAAAGAATTAGTGGAACAAGTAGCTTTTGAAACCGTTTCAGAAACCAATAAAAAACTGGAAGATTTAGAATTGAAAATTCAAGTCAATCCTAGGGAAATAAATCTGTTTTATATTAAAGACGGTTTACGGGAACGTATTGTAAATATTGATGATGAATTTCAAGTTTTGGATACTGACATATCTTGGAGCAAGAGTGAACTATTAAATCACCTCGATGAAAGTCCTGAAAGATTTTCGCCTAATGTCATCATGCGACCGCTATACCAAGAAGTGATTTTACCAAACCTCTGTTACATCGGTGGAGGAGGCGAAATGATTTATTGGTTGCAATTAAAATCGAATTTTGAAGCACAGAATGTGACATTTCCAATGTTATTATTGCGTAATTCGGTCTTAGTGAAATCTGAAAAACAAGCTGAAAAACAAGAAAAATTAAATATATCTGATAAAGATCTGTTTTTAGATAGACATGCTTTCATCAATAAAAAAGTCCGAAAAATTTCGAACATAGATATTGACTTTTCAGAACAAATTCAACATTTAGAATCCCAATTCAAAAATCTATTTGAGTTGGCAGAACAAACGGATAAATCGTTTCATGGCGCTGTAAAAGCCCAAGAAGTTAAGCAAATTAAAGGTTTAAAGCATCTTGAAAAGCGATTGCTCAAAGCCCAAAAGAAGAAATTGGCAGATCAAATTGAACGCTCTACAGAATTACAAGAGCAATTATTCCCTAATCAGAGTTTACAAGAACGCACTATTAATTTTTCGGAATTGTATTTGGAATATGGTGAAGATTTAATTCCAGCATTAATAAAATCCCTTGAGCCTTTAAGAGGTAAATTTGAGATACTTACTACATAAGAAAAACAAACATTTAAGTTTAAAGTTCACCAACGCGTTTACTCTAGTTATTTCCATCACCTAACTATCACTCAGTTGCAAATTCGTGGTTCGTGCTTTGGTTTTTGTAAGCTCGGATAAGTAGCGTAATTAAGATGTAAATTAACATGATAGAACAGTTTTGATTAAAGAAAGGAGCGTTATTTAGTTTTTGAAGTGACTTGCAACTGGCTGTCTGCAGCCTAATCCAGCGCAAGGCACCACAAAACTGGTTTGCCATTTTTAAATGACAAGACAAACATACTTCTAAAGTATTGAAGAATAGAAACTTGAGTACGGACAATAAGTGGACAAGCTTAAGTATCTCTATGGACAATCAGTGGACTATATTTATTAAATAGCTGATTTATAGATCTATAACTAATTCTTGTAATGAGTCCTCTGTGGTTAGATTGAGTTTTTTACGTAAACGATAGCGCGCTTTTTTAACACCTTCTACAGAAATATTGAGAATATTGGCAATTTCTTTACTCGAAAGATTCATTTTTAAAAGTGACATGAGACGTAGATCATTATTGCTTACTTCTGGATAATTACGCATGACCTTAGAATTGAAATCTTTATGCACATCTTCAAAATAGGTTCTGAATTGTTCCCAATTATTGTCGTTATTAATATCAAGATTAATAGTATTGATGACCTTTTGGTAACTTCTTGAATTAGGATTAGAGGCTTTAAGTTCTTTTAATTGTGATTTTAAATCGAGCAGAACTTCATTTTTATGTGCCAAATGTAACGCATGTGTTGTGAGTTCTTTTTCTTTAAATTCTAGATCGTTATCTAGTTTTTCGCGTTCTATTTTATTGCGTTTCATTTTTTGACGTAATCCGTAAACGAGAGCAATAGCCAATGCAATGGAACCTATAAGTGAGATAATAAGAAACAATTTTTCATTTTCAGCTTTTTGTTTTCGTTCATTTAAAAGTTTGATTTCATTTGCTTTGATAATGAGTTCGTTCTCTTTTTTTTCGGTTTGGTATTGAACCTCTAATTCGTTCATGCGTTCAATATTTTCCTCACCTAAGATTTCATCATGAAGCTCGTGGTAGTCGGTGTGATATTCGTAAGCCTTTTTGTAACGCCCTAAACCTGCATAAGCTTTAGACATTTCCAATAAGTCACCAATCATTTTTTTACGAGTACCAGTTTCTTCTGCGTTTTCTAAAGCACCTTTCATATAGCGCAACGCTTTTCTGTAATCTCCTTTTTTATTGTAAAGTTCACCAAGATGACGTAAGTTCAACCCAATAAGGGAAGTTTCTCCATATTGCTCGCTAATCGCCAATGATTTTTTATAATAATCTTCTGCAAGTTCTAGACTGTCTTGTTGGGCATAAATCCAACCGATATTATCATAGGCTCCAGCCAGATCGTTATTAAAGTTTTGTGCTTTGTAATAGGGTACTTCTGCTAACATCATTGCTTTTGCTAACTCATACTCTTTCTGACCTTTTAAATTAATGGCCATGTTCATATTGATGCTAGATATTTCGTCAATTAGATTTAGTTTTTCATAGATAACTTTTGCCTTCTTATAGTAATTATTTGAAATGTCATAATTGCCAATATCACCTTGTATGTTTCCTATATTCCAATAGCTTGCCGCAAGACTTTCTTCTGTGTCACCAACGTCTTCTTTGAGTTTTAAACTTTTCATGTGGACTTCCAAACATTCGTTGAACCTGCCTAAATTTCGCAATGCAATAGCTTTATTGTTTAGGGCAGCGCATACTTGTACCATATCGTTGAGTTCAGTGTAACTGCTTATAACTTTGTCAAAGACTGGTAAGGATTCTTCGTATTGGGAAGTCATATTATAGTAGTCACCCAAATAATTAGTGGTTCTGGCAATAAAATTTTTGTTGTTTAATCGCTTTGCTAAAAAAATGGTACTATCCAAATAAGGTTTTGACGCCAAAGGATCTACATATAGATATTCTGCCCATAACATTGCATAAGTAATAATCTGGGTAGTATCGGTTTGTTTTGTTACAACATTTAGAAGACTGTCAACCCGTTTTTGATCTTGACTATGGCCAAAGTATGAACTCAACATAGCACTTAAAAAAATTAGATAAATCAATTTGTCCACCATTTGGTAGACAGATGTAACGGATTCAAAAAAACGGACATAAATCGACAAATAGGAGATGCTCATGACTTTTGATTGTTAGTTGATCTAATATAATATTATTTATTTTTTAAGTATAAAACACTGTTAATCAATTTAATGTAAAAACATAATTGGGTCTTGTCTACCTCATATAAATATCTTCAAAATTTTAAAATATTGGTTTTTTTAGTGGTGGACAAAAGGTGGACAGGCCAGTTTTTATGGAAAACGAGATGCTTTTTTGTCTAAATTGCTTCAACAAATACTGGTTAAATGCTTAAGAATTATACAATTGCCGCAGTTATTTTATTGACGGGTTTGTCATCTTTTGGCCAACAGCTCTACTTCGAATTTGGTACAACGCTGTCTTCTTTTAATTATGAAAA encodes:
- the bshC gene encoding bacillithiol biosynthesis cysteine-adding enzyme BshC — protein: MPTNNIPFRETNYFSNFICDYLDQKPELKDFYHRFPDLENFEAQIEEKRQSDHVSESHRKILVNTLKSQYKNLETSDLTAEHIELLNSENTFSITTGHQLNLFTGPLYFLYKIISTINLTKQLKETYPNYNFVPIYWMASEDHDFEEINYFNFKGKKIQWNSKQTGAVGHFNTEGLDDVFNVISSEFGAGKNAEQLKAWFKEAYLNHNNLANATRYLANELFADYGLVILDADDRDLKRLFVPQMKKELVEQVAFETVSETNKKLEDLELKIQVNPREINLFYIKDGLRERIVNIDDEFQVLDTDISWSKSELLNHLDESPERFSPNVIMRPLYQEVILPNLCYIGGGGEMIYWLQLKSNFEAQNVTFPMLLLRNSVLVKSEKQAEKQEKLNISDKDLFLDRHAFINKKVRKISNIDIDFSEQIQHLESQFKNLFELAEQTDKSFHGAVKAQEVKQIKGLKHLEKRLLKAQKKKLADQIERSTELQEQLFPNQSLQERTINFSELYLEYGEDLIPALIKSLEPLRGKFEILTT
- a CDS encoding tetratricopeptide repeat protein; amino-acid sequence: MIYLIFLSAMLSSYFGHSQDQKRVDSLLNVVTKQTDTTQIITYAMLWAEYLYVDPLASKPYLDSTIFLAKRLNNKNFIARTTNYLGDYYNMTSQYEESLPVFDKVISSYTELNDMVQVCAALNNKAIALRNLGRFNECLEVHMKSLKLKEDVGDTEESLAASYWNIGNIQGDIGNYDISNNYYKKAKVIYEKLNLIDEISSINMNMAINLKGQKEYELAKAMMLAEVPYYKAQNFNNDLAGAYDNIGWIYAQQDSLELAEDYYKKSLAISEQYGETSLIGLNLRHLGELYNKKGDYRKALRYMKGALENAEETGTRKKMIGDLLEMSKAYAGLGRYKKAYEYHTDYHELHDEILGEENIERMNELEVQYQTEKKENELIIKANEIKLLNERKQKAENEKLFLIISLIGSIALAIALVYGLRQKMKRNKIEREKLDNDLEFKEKELTTHALHLAHKNEVLLDLKSQLKELKASNPNSRSYQKVINTINLDINNDNNWEQFRTYFEDVHKDFNSKVMRNYPEVSNNDLRLMSLLKMNLSSKEIANILNISVEGVKKARYRLRKKLNLTTEDSLQELVIDL